The nucleotide sequence ATTCTGCGAGAAGTTGCTGGGCCGAGAATTCGATCCCCGGCAGCGTAAGGGGCAGTTGCCAATGAACATCAGCCGCGTTGCCACCGCACAACTGAACGGCCGACCGGAGCACGGATTCGCTTTCGGTCATCAAGGCCATCGGGCCGAGATCATCCCGTTGCGCAATCCAGACGGCACTGCGATAGCCCTGTTCACCCGACAGCTTTGTCAGCAGCGCAGGACTCGTTCCCCCCGGTCGGGCATGAACCGAGAGCACGGCCGCTCGACGACCACCCCCGCGTACCGACTGCCACGACTGGCCCCCGTCTTCCGTTCGCAGGATGACCCCGAAAGCGCCGACGGCCACGCCGAGCTGGTCCTTCGTGAAGCGAATTGCCGACAGCGGAGCGGTATGTCCGGTCAACTGCTTCTTCCACTCGCGGCCACCATCAGAACTATGCCACACGGCCGATCCCGGAGAGCCAGCCAGCCAGACGTTCTGTCCCCGAACCTCGACCGCCCGAAAGTCCATGACGTCGCGCATTTCCTCCGGCAGTGAACCTTCGGGAACTTCCCAGGCAACCCCTTCGGTCGTTGTTTTCAGCACCAGACCGCCATCTCCCGCGAGCCAGCCCACGTTATCGGCAGCGAGTGTGATGGCGCGGACCGATCGAAATCCCTGGGGCTGCAATTTGGACGGAAAAAGCTGCTCTCCCCCCATAATGTTGACGCGGCCTTCGGCCCCACCAACGAGACCCATTTCCGGCTCCAGAAAACACATGGCTTTCCAGCTATGCGGCGCCTCACCCTGCACGCCTCGCCACGTCTTGCCGCCGTCGCTGGTTTTATAGATACCGGTGGGGGACTGCTGAGTGGGCCGACCGACGACAATACCGTCATCCATCCCGAAGAAGCGGACGTAATTGAGCCCCGGAAGCTGCTCACAATCAAGAGGTTGCCAGGTGGCCCCGCCGTCCTGTGTGGACAGCACCACACCTTTCTCTGTCCCGGAATAGGCTGACTGCTGATGGCCGGCAATCCACCCGGTTTGATCATCGAAGAAGCAAAGACTTCGCAGCGAAACGTTTTGTCCCAGGTGCGCAGCAGTCCAGGTGCGCCCCCCGTCAGACGATTTCCAGATGGCGCCATGTTCCCCGACAGCCATCGCGAACTGAGTTCCCACGATTCTCACGTCGTGTAACTGCGCATCGTCGACCCACGGTGGTGGGATCTCGGCGGCGTCACACAGCCCGCAGATCGCCAGCAGCGGAACGAGCCACAGTCGCAGCACCCAACCAGCCGAGTGCTCGATCGAGCGTTCGCCCTCACCGGTGCCGGAGCAGGGTAAGCAGCCTTCCGCGTGTGCGGATCGCCATCGTCGGGTACCGCTTGCACACAGTGATTTCGCTTTGAATCGCGGTAAGCTTCCTTGCATCCCCGCCTCCTTATCCATCGGTCGCACTCAAGGCCTGACCGCGAATTCTAGGACTTTTCCCAATTCACAGAAGGCCGAGTTGGCGTTGTCACAGTTAAGCTCGCAAAGAGGGGGCTCCTGGAACGACGGCGGGGGCCACAAAATGGGGAACGAAGGGGAGGCCGAATCTCTGCATCTCTTGACCGAACCACCCGTTCCGCAGCATCGCCGATGAGGTCAGTCCTTTTCTTCCAGGCGAATCAATCGCGTTCCCGTTTCGGACTCTTCGACAAGATAAAGCTCGATATACATTTCATTCGGATCCTCAGTATCCGACGCCGTAGTTCCGGGACTGAAAAGCTGAAACTCATGCTGATCAAATTCCCGCCAGGATGTCCGGCCGGAATCGACGATCACGCCATTAATGGCCAGAACCACGTCGGTCGGCACCGCGGGCAAGTCGCCTGACCTGACCAGGCCACTCACTAACCGGGACACCAGAAGTTGCGAATCGGCCGTCTGCAGCGTCGGATTGGGATCACTCAGATCACGTAGCGTGACAGCAATCGTCTCGTCATCAACCCGGAACTGCTCAACCCTCAAACCGTGCCACTCGGGATGAGTGGTCGCCGACAGCGGCAGGTGGTCAAGTCCCGACGGGTCCGTGTCGGACCTGGCCTTTGTTGGCCATTTCCTCACCAGCAGGTCTGGCTCACACACGGTCATGTCCGACTTGTAAAAGAAAGATTTTCGCGGTTGCCGACGCGATTCTGAGAGCGGTATCCCCTCCACTGACTCAGGAATGGTGATGCCCACCGTCTGCAGAATCGTCGGCATGAGATCGACAGACTCGACATTCTGGTCGTTGATCGCCCCCTGCAACTGGCCCGGCAATTTGACGAACAGCGGTACGGACAGGATGTCGGGCAATGTTTCCGCATCCGGAAGTCGTCGCGAGTGCCCCGGACGAAACGAAACGCCGTGATCGGCGGTCACAATCAAGAGACAGGATTCCAGCAAATGGTTCTCTTCCAGTCGGTCGAGTACCTGACCAATGAAGCGATCGACATAGCCCACCTGCAAACGGTAGCGGTATTCGTTCCGCGCCACGGTGATCGGATCATCGTCCCAGAACTCACCCAGTTCCCCACGGGCGCCGAACGGTTGGTCGAACGATTGAAGCTCGGACTCGTACTGGTCCCCAGAGGGAAGAAACGTCCACGGAAAATGGGGCAAAACGACGTGCAGAAAGCGGAAGCCAGGTAACGCCGAAGGGGTCAGACATCGCAGGAAGTGCTCCAGTTGCCGTCCACGGTATTCGCCTCCGCCGTAATGGAACTGCCCCGTCGTGGCATCCCTGGACATCCCCTCCTGGCCAACGGGAATGGCAGGCAGACCAAACCAGGGACGGGGAATCAGCGGAAACACGACGGGAGTATCCGTCGTAAAGATCAACCGGGGGTAGACCGCCCCGA is from Schlesneria sp. DSM 10557 and encodes:
- a CDS encoding sulfatase-like hydrolase/transferase, coding for MARIEIKSVVTMKRAVDLCTLCAFGITQPLLTALAKQTIYLHDQQVEWREVAVLLLLLVIVLPLGFVLLDVVVRGLSIQIGCYGQNLIPILLLTVVVLSLLRPYLVYAQHFLMLPVGLFMPPLAMTAAWYFIAQYEKRPLLRSWISWMSVGIVVFPLSFAWNFEPYSVTRTTASKGVTAESPLPVVLIVFDEFSGRTLLNGDMQVDRHCFPQFARLADISTWYRNASTVSPRTDIAVPAILSGQYPVVDRSPLADEYPGNLFELIAGSKSFEMTVFEPISRLSPPSIRRDRPVSLTPNEKCTHLLVTLGAVYPRLIFTTDTPVVFPLIPRPWFGLPAIPVGQEGMSRDATTGQFHYGGGEYRGRQLEHFLRCLTPSALPGFRFLHVVLPHFPWTFLPSGDQYESELQSFDQPFGARGELGEFWDDDPITVARNEYRYRLQVGYVDRFIGQVLDRLEENHLLESCLLIVTADHGVSFRPGHSRRLPDAETLPDILSVPLFVKLPGQLQGAINDQNVESVDLMPTILQTVGITIPESVEGIPLSESRRQPRKSFFYKSDMTVCEPDLLVRKWPTKARSDTDPSGLDHLPLSATTHPEWHGLRVEQFRVDDETIAVTLRDLSDPNPTLQTADSQLLVSRLVSGLVRSGDLPAVPTDVVLAINGVIVDSGRTSWREFDQHEFQLFSPGTTASDTEDPNEMYIELYLVEESETGTRLIRLEEKD